In Papaver somniferum cultivar HN1 chromosome 1, ASM357369v1, whole genome shotgun sequence, a genomic segment contains:
- the LOC113320924 gene encoding uncharacterized protein LOC113320924 isoform X1 has product MEIENSMMRCEASRVSNLKSLVPRNGNGSSMLRCEELQSSEKIEPEALGLQNDDVTQSGEKQIDENNMSKPNAESCCEGREESHVYDVAVTKHRESESEIRKYSAMNISSGSLHLSSGGENVEEVNGWGCAEERPSQHGSSSQDHLDMSKEPFADWVSDYGGDSLGNSEDSDCSADSKNSLGDLMDMLAMKYRNRNDGKEMKWKSEPELLSSFEENPELCMKAVCALYRQEISEDEISPKGLHFDSDTLRCTTLAKFLMGEDCKGDIKKSVTELETLDSKAVVDCKKLARRYSIHLFNIYQNGKDPFFHPAAASSPADQIAAS; this is encoded by the exons ATGGAAATTGAAAATTCAATGATGAGATGTGAAGCGTCTCGTGTTTCTAATTTGAAGAGCCTAGTCCCGAGGAATGGAAATGGTAGTTCAATGTTGAGATGTGAAGAGTTGCAAAGTTCTGAAAAGATTGAGCCCGAAGCTCTGGGTTTGCAGAATGATGATGTTACTCAAAGTGGTGAAAAGCAAATAGATGAAAACAACATGAGCAAACCTAATGCTGAATCCTGCTGTGAAGGGAGGGAGGAATCTCATGTGTATGATGTTGCCGTCACTAAACATCGCGAATCAGAGTCTGAAATTCGCAAATACTCTGCTATGAACATTTCTTCTGGAAGTCTACATTTATCAAGTGGGGGTGAAAACGTTGAAGAAGTGAACGGTTGGGGCTGTGCAGAAGAGAGACCATCTCAACATGGATCATCATCTCAAGATCATTTGGATATGAGTAAGGAGCCTTTTGCTGACTGGGTCTCAGATTACGGTGGTGATAGTCTTGGCAATTCTGAAGATTCTGATTGTTCCGCTGATTCAAAAAATTCTCTTGGCGACCTTATGGATATGCTGGCGATGAAATATAGGAATAGGAACGATGGCAAAGAAATGAAATGGAAATCTGAGCCTGAATTGCTTTCTTCGTTTGAAGAGAATCCTGAGCTGTGTATGAAAGCTGTTTGTGCTCTCTATCGACAGGAAATATCCGAAGACGAAATATCACCCAAGGGGTTGCATTTTGACAGTGACACGCTCAG GTGTACTACTTTGGCCAAGTTTCTAATGGGTGAGGACTGCAAAGGTGACATAAAGAAGTCTGTGACAGAATTGGAGACATTAGATTCTAAGGCTGTTGTCGACTGCAAGAAGCTGGCTAGGAGATACTCGATTCATTTATTCAATATCTACCAAAACGGGAAAGATCCTTTTTTccatccagcagcagcttccagCCCTGCAGATCAAATTGCTGCTAGTTGA
- the LOC113320924 gene encoding uncharacterized protein LOC113320924 isoform X2: MEIENSMMRCEASRVSNLKSLVPRNGNGSSMLRCEELQSSEKIEPEALGLQNDDVTQSGEKQIDENNMSKPNAESCCEGREESHVYDVAVTKHRESESEIRKYSAMNISSGSLHLSSGGENVEEVNGWGCAEERPSQHGSSSQDHLDMSKEPFADWVSDYGGDSLGNSEDSDCSADSKNSLGDLMDMLAMKYRNRNDGKEMKWKSEPELLSSFEENPELCMKAVCALYRQEISEDEISPKGLHFDSDTLRVGWNKKV, from the exons ATGGAAATTGAAAATTCAATGATGAGATGTGAAGCGTCTCGTGTTTCTAATTTGAAGAGCCTAGTCCCGAGGAATGGAAATGGTAGTTCAATGTTGAGATGTGAAGAGTTGCAAAGTTCTGAAAAGATTGAGCCCGAAGCTCTGGGTTTGCAGAATGATGATGTTACTCAAAGTGGTGAAAAGCAAATAGATGAAAACAACATGAGCAAACCTAATGCTGAATCCTGCTGTGAAGGGAGGGAGGAATCTCATGTGTATGATGTTGCCGTCACTAAACATCGCGAATCAGAGTCTGAAATTCGCAAATACTCTGCTATGAACATTTCTTCTGGAAGTCTACATTTATCAAGTGGGGGTGAAAACGTTGAAGAAGTGAACGGTTGGGGCTGTGCAGAAGAGAGACCATCTCAACATGGATCATCATCTCAAGATCATTTGGATATGAGTAAGGAGCCTTTTGCTGACTGGGTCTCAGATTACGGTGGTGATAGTCTTGGCAATTCTGAAGATTCTGATTGTTCCGCTGATTCAAAAAATTCTCTTGGCGACCTTATGGATATGCTGGCGATGAAATATAGGAATAGGAACGATGGCAAAGAAATGAAATGGAAATCTGAGCCTGAATTGCTTTCTTCGTTTGAAGAGAATCCTGAGCTGTGTATGAAAGCTGTTTGTGCTCTCTATCGACAGGAAATATCCGAAGACGAAATATCACCCAAGGGGTTGCATTTTGACAGTGACACGCTCAG AGTTGGGTGGAACAAGAAAGTTTAG